A single window of Dermacentor albipictus isolate Rhodes 1998 colony chromosome 1, USDA_Dalb.pri_finalv2, whole genome shotgun sequence DNA harbors:
- the fz2 gene encoding frizzled-5, which yields MRLHVLVLLLLASAGGGWSRERCEDITIPMCKGIGYNQTSMPNQFNQDTQDEAGMEVHQFWPLVEIQCSDDLKFFLCSLYTPICMEEYAGSVPACRSVCERARAGCAPIMRQYGFAWPERMNCDALPQYGDPEQLCMDAKEGARPDSADTSLVVAPPVPPSKPRGGSRPRQRERQPGGRGASSGDCDCPCQAPLINTSDPHFYARGLSSRPPECALPCRMVYFNGYDQTFATYWVSTWAVLCCVSTSLTVLTFLIDTARFRYPERPIIFLSFCYLMVSVGYLVRLAMGHEPIACDGNVVRYYVSSRPFACTLVFILLYFFGMASSMWWVILTLTWLLAAGLKWGNEAIAGYSQYFHMVAWAVPTVKTIVAVLLSAVDGDSVAGVCYVGNQDLTNLRAFVLGPLCVYLLLGTSFLLAGFVSLFRIRSVIRAQARAKADKLEKLMIRIGIFSVLYTVPATVVIACYFYEHHYREPWLRRLRCPCPRNNEAPRPHFFMFMVKYFMCLVVGITSGFWIWSGKTLESWYNFYARLCGGRRRRGRSVAGGGVGDFPDPHVRTFKQSMSPVSHIGQLSSHGGKQLPLSHV from the coding sequence ATGCGGCTGCACGTGCTTgtactgctgctgctggcgtCGGCCGGCGGCGGCTGGTCGCGAGAGCGCTGCGAGGACATCACTATCCCCATGTGCAAGGGCATCGGCTACAACCAGACATCCATGCCGAACCAGTTCAACCAGGACACGCAGGACGAGGCCGGCATGGAGGTGCACCAGTTTTGGCCCCTTGTGGAGATCCAATGCTCCGACGACCTCAAGTTCTTCCTCTGCTCACTGTACACGCCCATCTGCATGGAAGAGTACGCGGGCAGCGTGCCGGCCTGCCGCTCCGTGTGCGAGAGGGCGCGCGCGGGCTGCGCGCCCATCATGCGCCAGTATGGTTTCGCGTGGCCCGAGCGCATGAACTGTGACGCGCTGCCGCAGTACGGCGACCCGGAGCAGCTGTGCATGGACGCCAAGGAGGGTGCGCGACCGGACAGCGCCGATACGAGCCTCGTGGTGGCCCCCCCGGTACCTCCGAGCAAGCCCAGGGGAGGCTCGCGGCCCCGGCAGCGCGAGAGGCAGCCCGGCGGCCGGGGCGCGTCGAGCGGCGACTGCGACTGCCCGTGCCAAGCGCCGCTCATCAACACGTCCGATCCGCACTTCTACGCGCGCGGGCTCTCGTCGAGACCGCCAGAGTGCGCGCTGCCCTGCCGCATGGTCTACTTCAACGGCTACGACCAGACCTTCGCTACGTACTGGGTGAGCACGTGGGCCGTGCTGTGCTGCGTGTCCACTAGCCTCACGGTGCTTACGTTCCTCATCGACACGGCTCGCTTCCGCTACCCCGAGCGACCAATCATCTTCCTCTCCTTCTGCTACCTCATGGTATCCGTCGGCTACCTGGTGCGCCTGGCCATGGGTCACGAGCCCATCGCCTGCGACGGCAATGTGGTCCGCTACTACGTGAGCAGCCGGCCGTTCGCCTGCACTCTCGTGTTCATCCTGCTCTACTTCTTCGGCATGGCGAGCTCCATGTGGTGGGTGATCCTCACGCTCACCTGGCTGCTGGCTGCGGGCCTCAAGTGGGGCAACGAGGCCATCGCGGGATACTCGCAGTACTTTCACATGGTGGCCTGGGCCGTGCCCACCGTCAAGACCATCGTGGCCGTGCTGTTGAGCGCCGTGGACGGGGACTCGGTCGCCGGCGTCTGCTACGTCGGTAATCAGGACCTGACCAATCTGCGAGCCTTCGTTCTCGGACCGCTCTGCGTCTACTTGCTGTTAGGCACCTCCTTCCTGCTGGCCGGCTTCGTGTCACTCTTCCGCATCCGTTCCGTTATTCGCGCCCAGGCGCGCGCCAAGGCCGACAAGCTCGAGAAGCTTATGATCCGCATCGGCATTTTCTCGGTGCTGTACACGGTCCCAGCTACAGTGGTCATCGCCTGCTACTTCTACGAGCACCATTACCGAGAGCCCTGGCTGCGCCGCTTGCGCTGTCCCTGCCCACGCAACAACGAGGCTCCCAGGCCACACTTCTTCATGTTCATGGTCAAGTACTTCATGTGTCTAGTCGTGGGCATCACGTCTGGCTTCTGGATATGGTCCGGCAAGACGCTGGAATCCTGGTATAATTTCTACGCCAGGCTTTGCGGAGGTCGCCGTCGACGAGGTCGCAGCGTGGCTGGTGGAGGCGTTGGTGATTTTCCAGATCCCCATGTACGAACATTCAAACAGTCCATGAGTCCAGTCAGTCACATCGGGCAGTTATCCAGCCATGGCGGCAAGCAGTTGCCGCTGTCACACGTGTGA